From the Salarias fasciatus chromosome 5, fSalaFa1.1, whole genome shotgun sequence genome, the window gtgtttatttatagTTTACTAACAACTTCTGAATCGAGTTACAAACGTGAGAAACTCCCGAAGCACAAGAGGAGAGCCAAACATGTCCACGCCCATCCCAGAGGCTGCCTGAGAGATGAGGCATTCACTGTAATGAATACaacatgttgaaaatgtttaaaatctcGTATGTCCATCAGCAGATGTCCACATTGCCACATCAGGGTCAGGCCGGATATTTTGGCACACCGCCCTAAAATGaaagtttgacattttgtgGTTGAGTTGATTGACTCTGATGctgattggttaaaaaaaagcattactCATATTTAGTCACTAGCCTTCCCTACATCTTTTGTCTTTATTGGTTCAGAGAATAAGTTACTGCAAGAAAACAGAGAATGATCAATAACAGAAGGGAATGCTTCAGAATGGAAATGTATCGTGCAGTGGTGTGGGCATCGCTCTGGTTCAACTACAGGTCAGGCggagggcctttctgtgtggagtttgcatgttctacctgtgcatgcatggattttttttttcttccaagtaCACTGGTTCCCTCAgatggtataaaaaaaaaagtatacatCTGAAGCCAGTTGGTGACGCTCAAGCCCAACCCAGAATGGAGTTATAGATCTGGCTTAGAGGCGAGAGTGTTGATGGTGCTGATTTACTCATCAGTGCCGGCTGCTTGTTTGTCTCAGTTTTCGGGTGGATACCCCGACCAACACAAGCGCGTCACCTCGAAGTCCAACCCTGGGTTCCTGGAGCGTTTGAGTgagactgcaggaggaatggCCGTCGGCGTCGGcctgttttttctctctatttATGTTCTCTTCACCAATGAGGTATGAAACAGTCACACGGTGGTGCAAAGGTACCAAACCTCAGCTTTCAGACATGTCATTGATAGGCCATTAACTAATGAGAGGACACTCTCTCTGTGACCCTTTCTCCCTGTTCAGGGCCGGGCTTTGCAGACAGCATCTTCCCTGGACGAAGGTCTCTCTCAGGTCGTGTCGTTGGGACCTTACCTCAGGATGGACCTGGAGAACAACAACCATTTGGTTCATCTGACTGCACCGCTGCACACTTCACAGGTCGGCCGTCTTCAGtgcttttaaaacacaattCTGTCCAAAATTACCGGTGATCATTGTGGATTTCAGTTATATTGTTCTGTTCAGCTCTACCAACAGAACCACAGCTCTTCATTGTCATTTATATtgtatttaacattttcaggAAATAGACAAATAAGAAGGAAATAATGCTTTTCCCATCTACTGCTGTTATATAGATACGATTTGAGCGAGcaacaaggaaaaaacacatcCTGCAGTTTTAAAGTGTGCTTTAGTTTCCAGATATTGACTCGCTTTACTACGTGCTCCTGTGTCTGTGTAGCCTCTACATGACCCCAACTACAGAGTGGAGCTGCAGGCAGCAAAGCTGAGGAGGCAGGTGGAGATGTATCAGTGGGTGGAGTATCGTGAGAGCAAGTGAGTCTGCATGCTGTTCTCTGGGTGGGGCTCGGTGTAAAAAATGTTGTTTAGACTATCGTCACCCGAACACAAATGACTCTGTTACCTTGCGGCTCATTTCAGGGATTATCAAGAAAATGGTGAAacgaaaacagaaacaacataTACTTacagtaagttttttttttttttttttttttttttagttatttggTGTTTAGTAGTAGTTATTTTGTTTGACAtgaaatctgactttctttctttagaCACTGAGTGGAAGTCGGAGTTGATCAACAGTCGCAATTTTGACAAGGAAATCGGTCATCAGAATCCCAGGTATTAAAATTATTGACGGAATTATCGTTTTCCTGCTTTTCCGTCAGTGTGGAGGCTGTTTTAACCAAATGTTTGTGTCTCAGTGCCATGGCGGTTGAGAGCGTGACAGTCGTGGCTCCAGAAGTCCGAGTTGGACCGTTCATTCTGTCTAAAGGTGTTTATCTCACCGAGTCAACAGAGGCTGAGTTGTGTGACTTTAGAATGAACTCGTGTTTCATTGCTGTCAGGCCTGGTGGAACAGATAAACGACTTCCAGACTTTGAGTTTGAAGGATTACCCCGTCTCTCAGCTGGACTCCTTTCTCTCCATCGATGATGATTATTTCTACCACACCCAAAATCCACGCCGACCAGAAGTGAGCATCAACACAGGATCTTCACTCTGATATATTTCAATTTACTCTCTGTACACTGAgtaaccttcttttttttcttccctcctgaGGTGGGAGACGTGCGAGTCAGATTCTCCTACGCTGGACTGAGCGGTGACAACTCTCTCCTCGGCCCCGCTAAAACCGTGAGAGACCCGTTTCTATATTCACTATGCTTTTCTCTCCAATTTTGTTGTGAGCTATGAAGCTGAGATGAAGGCCATTTtgggattttcaaaataaagcgctTCTGCCAATGCATGAACTTTTGGATTTGTGATTCTTGTTCCTCAGGTCAGTATCGTAGCcatgcagagaggagagcagctgctgccttTCAAAACCAAGTCAGGGGACACTCTGGAGATCATTTACCTGGAGGAGCTGTCGGCAGAGGTCAGTGTGAGCTCGCTCGCAGACGTGACACGGCTGCAGTAGCGTGCGGTCGGCGCCGGTTGACACGGCTGTGCTGTGAACTGCAGGAGGTGTTTGCCAGGGAGCAGCAGTACAACAGCATGAAGACGTGGGGCCTCCGGGCTGCAGGCTGGGCCCTCATGTGCCTCAGCATCCAGCTGGCCATGCGCATCATCTACACACTGGGTAAAACaccaaactcacacacacacactaaacatcCTCCATGAATTGGTCTCCATCATTCATGCTCCTGCTGTCCGCAGTGGACTGGGTCCCCGTCCTCAGAGACCTGGTGTCTGTCGGCCTGAAGATCTTCGCCGTGTGCGTCTCCTGCTCGCTGTCTCTGCTCGTCATCGGAGTCGGCTGGCTCTTTTACCGACCTCTGGTGGCCCTGGCTCTGGGCGCGCTGGCCCTGGTTCCAGTGTTTCTTGCTCGCTCTGGACTTCCATCCAAAAAGACCCAATGACTATTAAGGTGACAACAGAAAGATTTGCTGATGCCTGGCACAAGAGTGAGGCAGCCTAATCTGAAAGACACACAGGAGCTGCTTTTTCCATTAGGCAGGCATCAGTCTATTTTGTTTGACAACATTAAGTGTGCTTTATCTAACATCCATCAGAAGATTTCTTTTGctatttatgtaaaaaaaaaaaccaaagtgaAATCTTTCTGTTGTCCATTGATCATGATCCCACGCAGCCTTTCACAGGTTCATGAAGCGTTTCTCTCCGTCACTGATTGTGGCTCACATTGAGAAACATAAGATAGTtgtatttatataaaaacaacttcatctgcactgaaacaaaagagAGTGTTCCAGGGCAAGAGGCAGAAACCTTAAAGTCATTTGATCAAGTTTCTTCATTGCTCGGAGAAGATGGTGAACTGCATCAATATGCAGAGCAGGTTCAAAAACTTCCCAGTGAGATGTTACAGAGGTCCGAGAAGCTGATTTTAACATCACCTGACATgaaattttctgtattttttactctgtgaaagaaaacttattttatCACTGCGGTGTAGCAGGCGTTTGTTCAACAACTCCAAAAATAAACCACTGTTAAGATTTCATGTTTTGGGGGAAAAGCCTACAGGCATCATGAGAGTGGATGTGttgcattattcatttttaaGTTGAACCTGATATATTTTTACACTTGAAGGGACAATATATTCTAACATACACACGATAAATGTGGTATTATGCTTAATGTTGAAGTTCAGTTCTCATTTATAAAGCTGCCAAAGAAGTGGGGGACTTGCAGTTTTCTTATTGTCTGTGTACTCTGTTCAATAAAGTACTTTGTGTTTCTATATTTTAAGCATCTGTCAGCTCATTTTGAACAGCCACGATGTAGAGGCTGAGAGGTCAAGCTTTAGGCAATAGCTATAgttgaccactagagggcactgaCATTTTCCCAGCTTGAAGTATCCTGATCAGCAGTACATTGTGAACACTTCATCTGTTCCTCAGGAGACTTCAGTCACTCATTAGGCAGAATACAGCATTCTTCAATCAAATGATGCACATTCTCAAGATTCTTACAAAGTAATTTATTACACAAAACACTAAGTTTCCATTTGCGTGTTTTAACAAAATGCGTTCCAGCCTCATACTGTGCATGTGATCATGATGCACATATGATTGGTATATGAAGCGCACAAAACAATTTAGACCTCCTGTGTGCATCAGCTGGTTGAAACAATTGAAGGGGGGGGCGCGACGGGTCACAGTGAGCAGGTACTTCACCCTCGTTGGCTGTGGAAACATTCCTCAGATCAGCAGGCAGGGCTTAAGCACTTAACAGTAGCTGGCAGGTTTGACACAGTGGGTCCCCTGGCTGATTTTCCCGTTAGAACGTGTTGATAAAGAAGGTTCGATTATGGCAAAATTACTTATGTTAAAGTACAAAAAAGTATTTTCCAGAACTTCAAATTTGAATACTGACAGAACCTGACTATCTTtgtttaagacaaaaaaaaaaaaaaaagaaaaagaaaagtaaagtaAAAGCGTTACACCTTGAGTAAAAACTGGGGAGAACAGTCTtttgtatgggtgtgtgtgggggtagGTTTGACCTATTTCTCCTTCTTTTCCCCCATAAGGAAGCAGTCCTCGTGCCCCCCCTCTTACAGAAGGGCGCATTTACTGCTCTTCTTTCCCCGTCTGGCCTGTAGCGCAGCCCTGGTGGCCATCTCGAACACTTCCCTCACGCCATCCTTTGTCTTTGCGGAGCACTCCATGTATCCAAAGGCACTGATCCTGTTCGCCATGTCTCGTCCGTCCTCGGGCTTCACAGGTTCCTGGAAATTTGTTtaatgaagattaaaaaaaagggtcaaagaaagaaaactctaGAAAACTGATTGCATTGGTAAGTGTGTGGTCTTTAGTTTCACCTGCTTCATTTTGGCAAGTTCTCTCCGGGTGTGCTCGTCGTTACGCAGGTCCTTTTTATTTCCAACCAAAATGATGGGAACATTAGGGCAGAAGTGTTTGACCTCTGGGGTCCACTTCTCAGGGATGTTCTCTAGAGGAggagaacaaaacaaagcagctgtcAGGGCAGGGAATCGGCCGCACAGACGCTCGCGACAACTTTCACAATGGATAAATCCATTCAGAcccggcgctttaaacagcatGACGTGACCAGCCGGAGCGCTGCTTCCACTTACCAAGACTGTCAGGGCTGTCAATGGAGAAGCACATGAGAATGACATCAGTGTCTGGATAAGAGAGCGGGCGCAGTCTGTCATAGTCCTCTTGACCCGCTGTATCCCAGAGCGCCaactccacctgcagagagaggtTACAGGATAAAAAGTGCTAAACTTGTCACACACACCGCAGGTCTGATAGCGAAatctgagaggaggaaaatTAATCATACCTGTTTGCTGTCAACTTCAATGTCGGCGACGTAGTTCTCGAACACTGTGGGGACGTAGACCTCTGGAAACTGGTCCTTACTGAACACGATGAGCAGACAGGTCTTCCCACATGCTCCATCTCCCACTATGACCAGCTTTTTCCTGATTGCTGCCATAACTGTATgctacacacagaaagaaaaaaaaaaaaacacatgaggaCACTTTGTCCATTCAGGACGGGTGATTTATTACACCGACGCATTGTGCAACCCACCACACCAAGTGCCGTAGTCTAAATGATATGCTAGTTTACATGCTACACCCACGAGCAAAGCTCTATCGTTTCCGCAACGGCACCTCAAATAGACAAGGACGCAGAAGCTGAGTGGCTCTGGGACACAACTTTGACAAAAGACACAAACTTGCATGTCTCTCTCACAGCTCACTCACTTTCTGCTATGATTTCTAAGAAAATGGGAAATCTCTGGAAATCAAGAGCTTtgcagagggagagacagaatCTGTGACCAACAGGAAGAATCAGAGTCACTGTCAACATAAACACTTGAGGCAGAACTTGTGTCTGTTATTCTTGGTATTTGTCTAGCCTCTGAGATGATTCAGTActtgaagaaaacagaaacaagatcTTCGTGTCCTTCTTGGGTGTGGGAGCCGTGCACACAGCATGACAGCGGGCTTCTTATTATTGACTTAACCAATTATAGTTGATTCCCATGACACAAAGCAGGaccaactgtatttatctagaaagtcatttacacaaaaatgtaGCGAGCTCCAGTTTTGTCCccactcaactttttttttttttttttaattgaaagaaGATGCAAAGATAATTTTCTGAACATGAAGACCACATTAACTCACACCCAGGTTCAGGCCTTGGTATACTGTTCAGACATTATAAACGAGGCTTACAttggtgttttctgtttaaGGTACCTCATTCCAGACCAAACATGTCtgacaggggtgtcaaacataaggcccgtgggccaaaatcagCCTGCAAGAGGCTTTAATCCGGCTTGGCAAACCACCAAGTAAACTGTaacaatttcaaagaaaatagagatgttttaaatacatttcttaACTTAACAGGAGCAGGCGCAACACAAAACTGAGACCCATGCTGAAATACCAGGTGTTTACATAGCTTCCTCGCTGCTCAAAGCCATGTCAGGatgaatttgtaaaaacatgcacaacccaacagctacaggagaatTTTTTTGGGATATTTCACAGTATTTCACTGTACAACATAAGGTAACATCAAAATTGAATTTATGTAGAGACTGTAGCCATTTTGTGTAGCAATTGTTTGGTTtagtgaaaatataaacatttttctcATGTATACATTGTGCCACCAAGAAGGAAAACATCTgagtttcattttaaagttattATGCCATTATTTTAGCAGTATGACCCAGTCTccataaaatttgattgatgtCTCCAATTTATGATCTGAGGAGTCAATGTGACAACaatattcattttctttattttatatgGAGGAAAGTGGTGTTCTAATACATACAAGTGACACTTTGGCTCAGATTTAACAGCTTTGGTGTGGTAGGTTTTGATTGGAACTCAATGAGTtccacaggagctgaaacacacCAGAATCAAATCGGAATATCACTTTCCTACAGTAATGAGTGAACATTTCTCCTAATGTTTTCACCATAAAGAGTGTCAAAACCCGTGAATCTCCAGGAACTTCGACCTGGGCCGAGACGAAGAGCAGCAAACAGCCTTCAGCTGTGTTGACACAAACCCGACACCCGCTTGGTTTGTGTCAACCAACTACTGCGACGACACCAAACACACCCAGGCTGCTTCCTTAATATGCAAAGGAAGAGGGGCTGGTGAACTCTGTGAAAAGACTAAGTTGTGGCTTGTGTTGACTTGGGTTCACATTTGAAGTGAACCTTCTCCCGTGATGAGACATTTCCGCCCGCGTCTGTGACCCACCCCGATACCAAGCAGCCGGGCAAACAAACGCTTTAAACGTCTGCTCCCTCCACTGTACCGATTCCGAGTGTGATAATATGTTGTCGCACGACCGCAGCTCGTATCTGGGAGTCAGTGCGGCGCCGATGACCTAGATTCGATCCACCCAGCGAGATGTTCTGTTTACAAAACCCTGAAGCTAGCTCCCGGAGCTAACAGCTAGCCTGCGCTGGACGTCCGGCGAAATTCACACTCTGTCGACAAACGTCAGAAGTAGAGCCAAAAGCTTGGCCAGTGTGTAATATCTAGAGATTCAGCTAGTGTCACGGTGGTTTGTTGGTTCCGTTCTGTCCTTTGAGCTGAGCATCTCATCCAGCCGGTACGGACAGTTAGCAACACTTAGCTTAGCGGAGCGGAAGTCAATGCGACTGTAACGGTCTGGGAGCTAGCTCGCTAGCCTCGGCGGAATACCGCAGGAAATATAGATTAGCtcctcaaaatcaacgatatctCCCCTCATAATCCTGTGGATTAAAACGCCAGAATATCGCGTTGTTCGTGAAAGCGAGGTACTCACAGAAAGGTTGATTTGAAATCTATGAAAATGAAGTCAAAGTGCTGCTTTTGTTAGCCCTCCGTCGCCGCTCCTTCACTGCGCCGCTGCGGGAGGATTaacgagggggagggggagggggcgggaaCAATACCtcaacattattattattattattgattacATTTTTCAATAATGAGGCAGTACGAATGGAGTAATACTTGGACAGACACTGTTTTCATGGTTGCagcacaatattttttttccccttgtcgttataaaaaaaagtccaaccctgttttgctgttttcaggaaTGTTTAATAATAAGGCTATTAGTTTGATAAGTTGCTTGGACTAAAACTAAACTCCAATATCTAATGACAGTTGACACTCGTATTGAATGGATTGATAATAACGATGATTATATAGATTTCTCATACGTGATGACTCTGCCATATTAATTATCTTATGGATGgctgttttgttattttgtttgtaCACTTGACTTTTTTTCCATGTTCGAAATAAatctatcaaatcaaatcaaatcaataaataaaaaaatcatatcAAATATCCAGTTGTTATTTATTACACAGAgtcccctccatccatctatccatccatccatccatccgtccttcCTTCCTGTTCAGTGTTGTGAGGCtgtggagccaatcccagcaaaCCATGGTTGACAGCAGGGTACCGTTGGACATGTCTGTTGTCcatcacaacaaacacaaccacacacttATGTTCACATCAAAGGGGCAATTTGGGGTCATtatttaacccccccccccccccccatacatGATTATGGGCTGTGGGAGGAACaaagagcaacaacaacaacaaaaatacagtGTCTAGTGAATTAAGTCAAGATTCATGTTGTCACAATTCACTTGGTTTTATACTTTGTTAAATAATGAAAGTTGCCTTCACGCCTCGCAGGGGACAAATTATCCATACATACTGAAATTGACAAAATGCATAAGAAACAACGCTCATGACGTTTTGCAACAAATTCATGCTTTTGTTTGAAGACATCTACAGCCGATGACATGCAGGACTCTTCACCTGACACAAGCTGGGCGGATCATAAACCAATAAACCATCAGTCATCTTTAATACTGTAACCACAGTAAACATGCGAGTGGCAACATCAAACTGTGCGGGTGTATATCTGTGACACAGAGAGGAAAGATGGAGGCAGAAAAATACAGAGCAATGCTGGGCAAACATATTTTGGTGTTCAGATGTGAGTCTGGGTGAGCAGTTCACATTTTAACAGAACAGCAAACTGAATCATAACCCCAAAAAACACAGTGTCCTCAAATGGCCTCCGGTAGAGTGTGAAGGTGAACTCTGGAGCTGGAAAAGGTGGATCTGGGtcagaaaaatgaaggaaattttcacaataaaatgtagCAAAGCTTTGCTCAATTTTCAGTGGCTTTCATGTGGCTATTATTTTAACGTGAATTTTCCCATCACCCATTCATCTGTCTTCTACATATCCCTTCACCCACAATCTGTGTTGAAGGGAACTGAACCGAGTCCAGCTGAATATTGATCAGTTCAGGGTAAATCCTTTACAATCCATCAGGGAAAACAAATAGAGCACGACCTCTCACGTTTACATTCAGTCCTAGATGTCATTTGGAGGCTGCTAACCTCATGTTTTccaactgtgggaggaaacccacatacacacagggagatcatgcaaactccacaaagaaaaggCCCCAACTGGTCTCTAACCATTAGAGGAGAGTGCAAATTATTACACCAAAAGATTTTGCTTTGTCACTGTGCTGTGTTACATGTGAGCTGATGAAGAGTCACCTCGGCCAAGCCACTTGTAGAAGGAATCTAAAACGTAATCTTAATGACATTTAACTATGATCTGGGAAGTGGTTTAGCTTTCAGACTGTTCGGCCGAagcagggagagacagagaaacacagccTGCTCTGCGCTGGTGCTGCAGTGTATTAATAACCACAGCTCTTACTCTAATCCTGATAAGAGGCTTTCTCAGCACTGCTCAGTTCCAACTCGTGGAAACCAACTCAGAGatgtttccatgaaaacagtAATACCTCGCATTTATGTGCACGCTCAAGTGACCAGTCATTCAGAAgcgagaaaaacacacacatacgcacacacacacac encodes:
- the tmem43 gene encoding transmembrane protein 43, which produces MSSSQTFSGGYPDQHKRVTSKSNPGFLERLSETAGGMAVGVGLFFLSIYVLFTNEGRALQTASSLDEGLSQVVSLGPYLRMDLENNNHLVHLTAPLHTSQPLHDPNYRVELQAAKLRRQVEMYQWVEYRESKDYQENGETKTETTYTYNTEWKSELINSRNFDKEIGHQNPSAMAVESVTVVAPEVRVGPFILSKGLVEQINDFQTLSLKDYPVSQLDSFLSIDDDYFYHTQNPRRPEVGDVRVRFSYAGLSGDNSLLGPAKTVSIVAMQRGEQLLPFKTKSGDTLEIIYLEELSAEEVFAREQQYNSMKTWGLRAAGWALMCLSIQLAMRIIYTLVDWVPVLRDLVSVGLKIFAVCVSCSLSLLVIGVGWLFYRPLVALALGALALVPVFLARSGLPSKKTQ
- the LOC115389038 gene encoding rho-related GTP-binding protein RhoA-B, with product MAAIRKKLVIVGDGACGKTCLLIVFSKDQFPEVYVPTVFENYVADIEVDSKQVELALWDTAGQEDYDRLRPLSYPDTDVILMCFSIDSPDSLENIPEKWTPEVKHFCPNVPIILVGNKKDLRNDEHTRRELAKMKQEPVKPEDGRDMANRISAFGYMECSAKTKDGVREVFEMATRAALQARRGKKSSKCALL